The DNA region GAACTCGGAACACATGAAAACGTCCTTCACGTCTGCTTTCAGTTGCCGGATAAAACCCGTCCCTCGTGGTTTAGTCTCTGGTTAAAACCTGACCAAACCCTAACCAACAACATcggtaagaagaagaaacagaactcCAGTGGTAATACTTTGTTGGTTCCAATACCCTCGTCCTATTCTCCACGTGTACCGATGTTCACATGTGCGGTTGGTTCAGATTTATACGCTATCAGCAAATACAATATTACCCCGTCCTCTGTTATGTGGGTCCGTAATACGAGTACTTACGCGTGGCGTCAAGCCCCTAGCATGACGGTGGCTAGAGCTAATGCCATTGCGTGCGTGTTTGATGATAAAATTTATGTGATGGGAGGTTGCGTTGCGGACGAATCCACGTGTTGGGCTGAGGTTTTCGATCCAAAGACTCAAACATGGGAACGGTTACCTGACCCTGGAGCTGAGCTACGCGTGTATTCGATTAAGAAAGTGGAGGTGAAACTAGGAAAGATATACGTTAGGTGCACTGATGAGATGGAATGCGTTTATGATCCGAAAGAAGGTAAATGGGATATTCCAACAAAAGAATTTGTGATCGAAAGTGAATGTGACATAGATAATGTAAGGTATCGATGTGGTCGAGAAAGTTGCTTGTGGTATGACGTAAAGCATGATGAATGGAAAGCTGTTAAGGGTTTGGCTACACTGAATGGGAACCGTCGTTGTTGTTTTGTTGAAATAGCTAACTACGGTGGGAAACTGTTGATCTTGTGGGGAAAGTTTGCGCCGCCTCGTCGGCAAAACAAGAACATTTGGTGTGCGGTGATTGCGCTTGAAAGGCGCAACAACGGTGATGAAGTTTGGGGAAAGGTTGAGTGGGCTAGTGTTGTGCTTACGGTTCCTCGATCATATGTTTTCTTGCGATGTGAAGTGAAACCGGTCTGATAAAATATTTGTGATCATGCTTTTGTTTTGAGTCTGTTAATTTGACCATCGACAATGCCTTTTCTAATGGTTGTGTATAGTTGTTTTTTATACTTAGCTCTTTAAACAATCAGTTGTCTAAATAAAGGACTATATTCAAATCATTTAGGCTTCGATTGGTGATCACGAATGGAAAAAAGcgaataaaatgaaaaataaaatttcatttgaggaattgaaaaaaaagtaaaaattatgcATTTTGGTTCATTTTGTTCTTCATCAAAATTGCATAAGAAAatctgtttttataaatttattccTCTTTGAGGAATTTATAGAAAATAGTGGGATCCATCTGCTaataatttgacaaaaaaaattaatgtaactggtaaaaaaattaatgtaattggtttaaattttgaGGAACAAAGAAtttaccatatatttttttttcaacgtAGTCACCAATTGAAAGCCATAAAAGCATGATTAACACTAAAACCCCAAATgagtttctattattttttttcttcaaaaattaaaaacgaacTAATCGTAGATCGCCACGTGTCAATAAGGCCCGCAAATAGTACGAAAACCCAACCAGAAATGCCTCTTAACTGGCGACTTCCCCcttgattttaatgaaattgtGGGTTTTCCACCCCTAAAAACCACCTAAAGACGCGGGTTGATCATGCTCTAATTGGTAACACGAATGGGAATCCTGATTGCGCTTTAATTaatgaactagattttgacctgcgGTTTCAAACCGCGGGATAATTTTTCGAaacaatctaaatttatttgatataaatttgtgttttttattgTATCTACATTTGGATGTTATAAATGAAACATTATATTGAGTATTTTAAAATCTGTCTCGACTCGCTGTTAAATCGACAAATTTTGTGGTCTCATATATAATCcagtttagtttttaataaaaaaaatatttaaagttctTATAAAACCATAATAACAGCTAATACCCAGGATCTGACTATCGGTTGAACTAATAGATGACCCAATATGCAATCCGGTttgacttaaattattataattagattattctaatatatattcatgaatGTTTAGATGAATGATGAATATATAATGAAAGTGATGTTctaattttaatactatttttagtcaaactaaatttTCATCTTGTTGTAAGCGTAATGGATCAATATTTGAGAAGatgcatattaaaaataaatatatttgagcatCAACAATTTTTATACGTCTATTACAATTTActgatttatgtttgtaaatataattttcatttatttagtaagtttacttttgttagtcacatgttattagattttttgatgttttgtttatgacttatgttaaatttaaaagttaatttcattaatcgcattaattttgatttatatttgtattatatattaatttttatttatatatttcttatatatatatataattatattttacaactAATTAAACTATTGACACATACTATCTTGcatcaatttatgttttaatgtagtgttttatgatataattgtGTTAATATACTTGttgaattaattaatatttgataaatatattgcaTGTGTTTGAATAACCGTAAAACTATGTTCgcaaaaatatcaataatagcatattttattgtatactaattattaatagtatcaaactattactatatatatatatatatatatatatatatatatatatatatgtgtgtgtgtatatgtatatctaattttaatactctaaatatatgaattatatttttatatatttagtgagggttttgaaaaaaatgttttttttgcaTTTCGATTAATATATAgctgtatatatacaaattaatagatatatatcattatttatcacattaataattaaaatataattaatttattataaatttcgtattagttaaattatattcattagtttaaaaataataaattagttagtTAGCTCCTTATTTTTAGGCatgatgtatatttaatattaattaagttaaatataactaattcaaagttacaaataattatttttcaaaaataaaaagatcaaaatgatcatgtggattataaatatattaacaaaattagttgatgtgatttaaaattattttattttgttataatttattacaatttatatattacttttggtttatttggaataaaatttatctttagtattcacattatacatttaaatacacatatattttaagtcttgatatgtttttattttatatcataactcttaacttgtttaaaattgttttaaacttgttttaaatatattatgtatgtggaatgataataaaaacaaaaaaaaagttaagtattttttcAAAGGTTTTTAGATTATAAAacatttcttatataaatatttaatcaaaccgATTTTTTTTTGCACGTATGTAGGAATTGGTTGCATATCGAATAATAtctcattattaataaatacttgttagattaaaaaacattatgtgataataattaatgtatttattttagttggactgttataacttttttttgtagtcCAAAATATAGTCGATAAATATTGctcctattttaatagtattgatagacAGAACTAGATAATGAATATCAACAGGCGAGGCAAATTGGCATTTACACTGATCAGTGTCAAACAATTGGTAGTTTAGTTCTTCTTTGTCTTTAATCATACTAGAGTAtgaatagttttaataataactagatctggatccgtgcgaccgcacggatattaattttctgttttattttttatttatttatactaaatgatgtatttgtaatacttgatcgttttacattgactacgttatggatgtgtatttggatacccactgattcggttaaaatttatttgagtTAGAGATTACCGAATTTAAACatttcagcaacattcaaatatttataaattttggtttcggtttgattcgggtATTTGCGGGTTCTGTTCGAATACGGATAACctgtttgaattattttaaaattttcaaaatttatatatactttaaatttctcaaaacatataaatttgagtaatgtaagccaaaatacctaaattaaaaattaaaaaacaggttgaacttcaatatctggatggagaataaatatatattttaaatattttttggtgtttgattattgtttatctactttatatgtttactttttactatttttactatttttaaatagtttagacaattttaagttgacaaaaaatacattaatctaacacattaatctaactaaaacgacaaacattaaaataggaaagaaaaaaacacattaatctaactgaaaagacaagcattaaaataggaaacaaaaaaaacacattaatataattgaaaaagacaagcattaaaataggaaatttaatttaattctcagtggcatgtaattgtaaataacactgaaaactaaaagatattctatatgtgtacttctattttaatatgatAGATTTATATCTTACATTTATTTCCCAAATCCAAATTTGTATGTCTAAGATAATCCAATCCCAgctatttaattatttgtacACAAAAACCCGGTAAGTGAAGGTCCAACAAATGTCAGCCCACTTACTGAGAGTGCAAATCCAAGTTTCGATGTTCTTCTATTTACTTCTGTTCACCTAAGGA from Raphanus sativus cultivar WK10039 chromosome 8, ASM80110v3, whole genome shotgun sequence includes:
- the LOC108822544 gene encoding putative F-box/kelch-repeat protein At4g39756; this translates as MSSDIKQKKKKTNSSPPSLLSLPEEIIVNCLARISKSYYPKLSLVCKSFCSLLLSMELYVARLELGTHENVLHVCFQLPDKTRPSWFSLWLKPDQTLTNNIGKKKKQNSSGNTLLVPIPSSYSPRVPMFTCAVGSDLYAISKYNITPSSVMWVRNTSTYAWRQAPSMTVARANAIACVFDDKIYVMGGCVADESTCWAEVFDPKTQTWERLPDPGAELRVYSIKKVEVKLGKIYVRCTDEMECVYDPKEGKWDIPTKEFVIESECDIDNVRYRCGRESCLWYDVKHDEWKAVKGLATLNGNRRCCFVEIANYGGKLLILWGKFAPPRRQNKNIWCAVIALERRNNGDEVWGKVEWASVVLTVPRSYVFLRCEVKPV